The DNA sequence ATGCATGTACTCGGCAGTACATACAATTGAATTTCTTCACTGCTGTAGCTAATACAAAGTTGAATTTCCAATATGGTGTAGAGGTTGTTGTTGTACAGTGAACTGTTGTCATGTCTCCGCAGTGCCTGTAGTGGTGCTGTGAGGAGTCTGCTGTGGACTCAACTAAAATCCTCAGCAGCTCCCAACTGCTAATATTTGCTGTGGATAATCTACATTTACATGCATCAGTATTTTCAATGATATTGTATTCGAATAGGAGCACTATTAGTATCCTAAAATATAGAATATCGATGCACAAATAGGCAAGCTGATTCTTCTGGCACTTCTACAGTCTTTCCGGAGCGAATACCCTACATAGCCTATACCAATTGAAGGTAAGCGAAGCCTCTTCACAGCCTCGACTTCGATTTTTGGAGAGTCCGGTTATGGCGCAGGACTAGAAGGACGACTTTGCTACTCGAGGCCCAATTACTAGGTCTGATAGGCCTTATTGTTTCATGTTTAAAACGTTTGATTTGTTATCTGTATCACACAACATGATAATGATAGCTGGTTAAGGAGCTATGATATAATATACAGACATTCACAACGTTTCATTAATCACCTAAATGTATTTTTCTAAACAGAAAATGATCAGATGACTTGCGGGCAATGTTTTGTTTTGAAGGCCTTTTTGAACGGGCCTCTGTGCCTCCCCTTGCCGTATGTTTGATTCTCGTGAAATCCTAGTCTGAAGATCTTTTTATATTTCAAACCATTTCCAAATATATTTCAGTTTATTGAAAATTTCGCATAATATTTCATTGACATTTTCTCGTGTATGTTGATGTTTCCGTTTCCTGGCTACAGCTACTTTTGTGTTTTTagcgtagctagctaacgttagctagctacctacagtACTAGGCTACAGAAACAATCGTAtaaggtaactagctagctagttgttatGTATGATGTTAATGTATGTCGTTAACATACATTTGTACTTGTCCAATGGCTATACTTTTCGGAGGTGTGCAAATTGGCCAGAATGTAGTTAGTTATCTAGCTactaacgttagcaagctagctacccaagaaatgtagctagctatatagctagctaacgttagctagctagctcggtTTGCTAACGTTACCTGACTAGGTTGCTAGCTAACGTAAGACAGGTAGCAAGTAGGTAAataggctagctagctatttgTTTTTGATAACTTGCTAGTAATTGTTGGGCTGTTTCGCAGATAATTAGACACGTAGTTTGCTTAACGTTATTTAATTCAATTTGTTCAAGAAGTGTGCATGTATTaagttagctagccaacgttagctagttattCCTCCAGTTTTAATCACAACGTTAGGTAATAGCTATATTTTAACGAGAGCCTAATTTAATTCAGGGTTatctaacgttaactagctagtggaataaaTGGTGACGTTCTAATTTTGTCTAATTCTCTCGCGAAAATGACATTGTGACAATACAGGACAGCGTTTCCACATCCTGTATTTATTTGCATATAACGGGCAACTTCAGTCTGACTGCATCCTCGTGCGCATGAATGCACTGTAGCCACAGGTACGGGGAAGCATTACAGTGCTTTCTACAACTGCATGTCCTAAGCCAAAAATGTCCCTTACAGCATTGGTTCAAAAACAAATTAAACAAACATGAAGTCATATGCCACATATCATCCTATTATTTCGGTCGTGTGCagctttttttttgttttttacactAGTAGTCTATTTGGCGTACCTCGAACAAATTCATGATTAGATTCCTGAATTGTGCATGGTGATGTTGTTGCTAGCAAGTCAGGGGAGCTGTAAATGTTTATTTCTGTACCCccagtctgtttgtgtttgtcttgtttgcaTATTCAGGGCATTCTCTGATTTACTGTGCATGATGTTAGACTTATGGTTTTCCCTGGCTTATTCCTCTCCCATCAGCTGATGTTCTCAAGGACAAGAGTCACGTGATGTATGAGGGCAAACACATCCACTTCTCGGAGGTGGACAATAAGCCATTGTGCTCATACAGCCCAAAGCTCTGCAAGCAGCGCAGACTCAATGGCTATGCCTTCTGTATCCGTCATGTCCTGGAGGATAAGACTGCCCCCTTCAAGCAATGTGAATATGTGGCCAAGTACAACAGCCAACAGTGCACCAACCCCATCCCCAAGTCTGAGGACCGCAGGTGGGTGTGACAATACAATAGAAAGCTGTCCTCTGCACTGAGGACGGTAGGTCTTTGTCATTGACCTATCTGTCATAGTTGTGAACAGCATGTTAAAGATGTGTGTTTGTTCCACAGATACTGTAACAGCCACCTCCAAGTTCTTGGGTTTATCCCCAAGAAGGAGCGGAAGAAGAAGCACGATGCATTGGAGGAGATGCGCTCACGACCTCACCTGGAGTCAGTGGCTCTTAACATAACTGTGCCCTCGCTGGCCCTGAAGGCCTCCAATGGCCTGGACGAGCTGCCACCCTCTCCACCCTGTACCCGTCTCCTACCCCTTCCAGACGAGGAGATCCTGGACCCTTTTGCCTTTTATGAGGACGACACAAACGGGGAAGAGGGCCCTGCTCGGAAGGGCTCCACCGTCAGGAAGAAACTACACAGTCGGCTGGTGCTCAGCCAGAAACTCCAGCTCCACCATCACGACACTGACTTCCTCCAACCACCTCCAGAGCACTTtagcccctctcctcttccccgtgtgcacccctcctcacccctccacccGCACCTCCCCTGTAAACAGCAGACAGGACTACTCCAGCCCCCCCAGCACTCTACCATGCCCTCGTTTGTCCTCCCAGGACAGCAGCAGGGTTTATTATGCAAGCCAGCTCCAACTCAGACTCTCGCCTTTCTGCCTGTCGGGCTGCCCCCCAACACGGCTCCCAGTCAGGTACAGTCCTCCGGTCCCCCCCTCAGCAGGAAAGCTCTGTTCACTGCCACGCCCTTGCCATCCAGTAGCTGGGACAGCGCTCAGCGGCTTGTGGTGGCCATGCGCCCAGCTGCCTTCTCACCtccccctgcctgcctggccAGGTTACAGCATCTCGTGCAGCTCTGTTCCCAAAGACATCAGGAGCACGGAGACCTTTTCCCTCATCTAGGTACCTCTTCTTCCTATCCATGTTAAATAGAGtttacacaggcagtccaattctgatatattttttcactaattggtcttttgatctgatgtgattggtcagtagaccaattagtgggggaaaaaatcagatagacattttagtaatttagaagacgctcttatccagagcaacttacagttggtgcattcatcttaagcaAGCTAGGTGgaacaaccacatatctcagtcatagtaagtacatttgttCTCCAAGTAGTTATCAGCatagtcagtgctagtaggaaaagacAAGTGTAAGTGTTAGTTCACAAAAGGCATTCATAACTTTTTTTAATTAGGCTTATTAGTTGTGGAACATGGGGTCGTGTAAGATAAATATAGATGATCTGACAATATGCTGCTGAGACCAGCTGGACTAACAGGCTATCTTCTTTCAGGGTTGGACTGGTCTGAAGACAGTGCAGAGGATGACGACGTGGAGGCAGAGAGAGTTCCACCATATCACAACGCCTGGAGACTACaggaaggacacacacaggacgtgTAAGTTGCTTTCTAACATGCTCATAGTTAGGCTCTCATTGTAGTCAGACATGGATAGGCTATGACTGTTGTTTATTTTTCCATCACAGCTCTGATGAAGATGCTGGTAGCTCTCGGAGAACACGTCTGGCTCGGCTGTGCTCGTACCTCCAGGATAAATACAAGCACTTGTGCAGGCAGGAGAGGGCAACCATGCGCCAGAAGAGATACCGCTATGCCTTCCGCAAAGCCCTGCTGCACGCCGCCAGTAAAGACCCAGACTGTGCTGGCCAGTTGATCCAGGAGCTGCGCAAGGTCTCCCAAAACTCCTCAAGGTACCCACACTCAACACTCCCATTAATGCAATGAGCCTGACTAACCTGGTTAGTCTCCATCAATACCATCTGTCAATGGTTAATGTCCAAAAATTCATGACGTCAGTAATAATTAGTGCCCAGGCCCTAGATACTCGAGTCTTTCCTGGTCAGGTGGTCACGTGATCAGGAGAAACACCTGTCCCCAGTAATGATCGTTTTGTTCTGAAAAGCTAAGGGAGTTCTGAGGGAGTGTTGATATGCTAGTTGTGTTGTGAATAGCTGAGGAAGGGTTGATGTGGTTGTGTCCTGAGcgtgggtctgtctgtctctcctcagtGCGCTGGGGCAGCAGGAGACAGAGACGAGAATCTGTTCTGGAAGCACCAAGGGCCGGGCCTGCAGTAGCCAAGCTCTACCCTTCACCCGACACTGCTTCCAGCGTATCCTTTTCACCAACCTTACATCAGTTACATGGCACACTGGACTCTTAGGGCTAAACTGTCATTTATTGGGGAATATGGCTTTTAACTTGTCCTATTACAACTTAGCAAACAGACTCAAATTATGGGTCCTGTTTTTGACACGACTGTTGTGTGTGCTGTCTTTTCCATTGGCGTGTTTCCTTCACGGTTTCTCTGCAGACGTTCTGTTGAATCGCTCCCAGCAGCTCTTCTCCAGTTGCACAGCCAAATTTGCAGATGGACAACAATGCGCCATCCCTGTGTTTGACATCACACATCAGACCCCACTCTGTGAGGAGCATGCCAAAAAGATGGTGAGTTCCCCTTCAGTCAGTACATTGGAGTGTTGCCATTGTAATACCTATGGCACAGTATCTGCTCTGTATTACTATACTTGTGGACATGTGTTTTTCCTATAGGACAATTTCCTGCGTGGGGACGGTAACCGAAGAgtgcagcaccagcagcagcggAAGCCGCGTAAGAAGACCAAACCGCCGGCGCTCACCAAGAAACAcaaaaagaagaggaggagagggccatGGCGGCCCCAGAAGCCCATCCCGCCGGCTCTGCCCCAGGGGAACTTGGGAATGCCATCCTCCTCCAGCCTGACCATGCCCACCCAGGCCAGTATCAGGTCTGTCCCACTCACTTAATCTCTTGCTCACCCTCTCTCTTAGCTCTAGTATTAACTAGGAATTTAACGATACGCATCGGTCCCCGATTAGAATGTTTAAGATAATGTACGACTGCATCGGTCTGCGGACGCCAAACCGATCTATGGATCGGTCAGAAAATGTATTCAAACGTTACGAATCTCTGAATAATCTATTTTTTGTTGCTCATATTACTTTCTTTCTACGTAGTCTTTTGTGACAACTGACacgtcctctccttcagtgtcgaactaagcatgtaactgtgttgacagtcattgataTACAAGTCATTTTGCAataatagttagcctaatttcagctgtttgaagctggtgtacgaaaccgaaagtaaaagatacAAAAActgaacaggaagcatagaaatagcgcacataagGCAGATCTACCTActacttcttagacttgctttcaatgagaatgacagatttataactcccatttctatgtgaatttggttgttgcccaaaaagttacatattgcagctttaaacaatcactgatagtggggtggtagatgcctagtctcccttatgggtCAGATCAGGTGCCTACATAGTATAGACATacatcatttacacacacacacacacacacacacacatagtacatACACCAGGGATACGGCCTGCGGATCAATTTCCAAAGAAAaaattgtgattttttttgttgctccatcggggtctcaacttactgttgagagttaaaaTGGtataatacacaaggtgcaatttcaaaatgtggtaGTGCATCACCCCTAGCGTCGATTGACGCACCCTTattaaaaatccccataaaaatctacGGTAGAGATATCgtccgcctatgtcggccttccgcatcagagctacagcgctgtttatcagaccaggagacatcctgaaaatcggtcttctcccgaaaacgtctgtagcattcgaacggtttggcctacaaacgaA is a window from the Coregonus clupeaformis isolate EN_2021a chromosome 23, ASM2061545v1, whole genome shotgun sequence genome containing:
- the LOC121536752 gene encoding INO80 complex subunit D; translation: MYEGKHIHFSEVDNKPLCSYSPKLCKQRRLNGYAFCIRHVLEDKTAPFKQCEYVAKYNSQQCTNPIPKSEDRRYCNSHLQVLGFIPKKERKKKHDALEEMRSRPHLESVALNITVPSLALKASNGLDELPPSPPCTRLLPLPDEEILDPFAFYEDDTNGEEGPARKGSTVRKKLHSRLVLSQKLQLHHHDTDFLQPPPEHFSPSPLPRVHPSSPLHPHLPCKQQTGLLQPPQHSTMPSFVLPGQQQGLLCKPAPTQTLAFLPVGLPPNTAPSQVQSSGPPLSRKALFTATPLPSSSWDSAQRLVVAMRPAAFSPPPACLARLQHLVQLCSQRHQEHGDLFPHLGLDWSEDSAEDDDVEAERVPPYHNAWRLQEGHTQDVSDEDAGSSRRTRLARLCSYLQDKYKHLCRQERATMRQKRYRYAFRKALLHAASKDPDCAGQLIQELRKVSQNSSSALGQQETETRICSGSTKGRACSSQALPFTRHCFQHVLLNRSQQLFSSCTAKFADGQQCAIPVFDITHQTPLCEEHAKKMDNFLRGDGNRRVQHQQQRKPRKKTKPPALTKKHKKKRRRGPWRPQKPIPPALPQGNLGMPSSSSLTMPTQASIRSPSTPELSTDELPDDITNDMADIPNDLELNQEDFSDVLPRLPDDLQDFDLFEGKNGELLPTTEEAEELVRALQAGLMGSYPDSLVCLTSMAELAQADGVDHRVMAAVFPGPGVQPGGIGDLLNGRIPPENFSSLELEDNLLHSAGGHFSPAASPQQPPAQGQAPPSGPSLTTSTVAQSPLSERTFPRTHPPHILAKPEAHTSSPQGSHYSSEHVPSPYSDHMSSPHATSFQTETPLLLEVPLSGVPGPPQSSWNNLHLPLTDPTQFGNLISTSLSTPPSSTSHSVTLQPMAALSAIPQSGLTGLTAPPDPSLRDLLTSTQSKQQLPQFSAAFGHQLVSHSGIPKDVQPSHSSTAPPTGFSIANATAACANSATPPFPHSN